The Pseudomonas sp. LFM046 region CCGGTGGTGATTTCCATCGGCCTGGCCATGGCCCCCATCGCCGCCAACATGGCCATGGGCAAGGGCGGTGACGGCGCTGAGCTGATCCCCTACGCCACCGCCATGTGGATTTCCATGCCGGCGCTGCTGACCACCCTGATCGTCGCCGTGTTCGGCAAGGGCATCTTCCGCCTGGTGCCGATCATCTCCGGTGTGATCGTCGGCTTCGCGCTGTCCTTCTGGTTCGGCGTGGTAGATACCGCGAAGATCGCCGCCGCGCCCTGGCTGGCGCTGCCGAACTTCGTCGCGCCGGAGTTCAACCTGCAGGCCATCCTGTTCATCGTCCCGGTGGCCCTGGCGCCGGCCATCGAGCATATCGGTGGCGTGATCGCCGTCGGCAGCGTGACCGGCCGCAACTACCTGCAGAAGCCCGGCCTGCATCGCACCCTGCTGGGTGACGGCCTGGCCACCTCCGCCGCCGGCCTGTTCGGCGGTCCGCCGAACACCACCTATGCCGAAGTGACCGGCGCGGTGATGCTGACCAAGAACTACAACCCGAAGATCATGACCTGGGCCGCCATCTTCGCCATCAGCCTGGCGTTCATCGGCAAGTTCGGCGCGGTGCTGCAGAGCATCCCCGTGCCGGTAATGGGCGGCATCCTCTGCCTGCTGTTTGGCTCCATCGCCGCGGTGGGCCTGAACACCATGATCCGCCATCAGGTGGACCTGGCCGAGGCGCGCAACCTGGTGATCGTTTCCGTGACCCTGGTGTTCGGCATCGGCGGCATGCTGGTGGGCACCGGAACCGGCCAGGACGACTTCGGCCTGAAGGGCATCGCCCTCTGCGCCATCGTCGCCATTGCCTTGAACCTGATCCTGCCGGGCCACCAGACCTGGAAGCATCAAGCTGCGGACGATGCTCCGCATATCTGATGCAGCCTCATGAAAAAGCCCCGCGATTGCGGGGCTTTTTATTGGGCTTCACCACCGCAGGATGGGTCGGGCGGCGTTCCGCGAGCTTGCGAAGCCCATCGCTCCGACTTGATGGGTTTCGCTCCGCTCTACCCATTCTACGAGGACAGCTGCACCGTCTGTGGCATGGCGTCATGCTGGACCTCCACGCCCCATGTCTGAAGCCGCTGCACGCTCTCGCGATAGGGCTTGAGGCCAAGCCCCAGCAGCAGCACCGAGCTGGCCACCGCAAGGGTGGTGACGATCAGCAAGGAATAGCGCAGCGCCTGATCGTCCGCGAACACGTAGTCGGTGACCAGGGCCACGGCGGTTGGACCAAAGCCGAGGCCGATCAAGGTGATCACGAAAAGGTAGATGGCCGACGCCTGACCGCGCATGGCATTGGGCATGATTTCCTGGATCGCCGCAGGCGCCACGCCGAAGGGCATGCTCAGACAGAACACGGTCGGCGCCATCAGCAGCGTGACCCAGAAGCTGTCATTCAGCAGCGGGAACAGCACCACCAGGGGCAGCGCACCGATGGCGGCAAACAGGCCGACGCGCATATTGGCGTCGCTGCGTCCGTGCTTGGCCATCCAGTCCGCCAGGCGCCCGCCGAAGACGATGCCGAGACAGCCGAACACCGCCACCAGGCTGCCGTAGATGACGCCCACCTGACCGGCATCCCAGCCATGGGTGCGAATGTAGAAGGTGGGAATCCAGGCGGCGCTGCCGTAACCGGCGAAGGCCAGGCCGGCAAAGCCGAAATTGTGGCAAACCACAGTGCGCCGGTTACTGCGCAGGTAGCGGCCCACTTCCGAGAACGGCACCACCACCCCGGCACCGACGCCGCGCCGCTGGGGTTCGCGCACGGCCAGCATCAATAGGGTGAAGAGCAGGCCGGCGGCCCCCAGCGCCAGGAATATCAACTGCCAGGGCCGCACTTCGCCCAGCAGGGGCAGATGCACGTCGCCCTGGGCGGATGCGAACCGGATGACCAGGCCACCCAGCAGGAACGCCAGCCCGGAGCCCAGGTACACGCCCATGGAATAGACGCTGATGGCGGTGGCGCGGCGCTCGCGAGGGAAGCTATCGGCGATCAGCGAATAGGCCGCTGGCGACAGCGCCGCCTCCCCCACACCGACGCCGATACGGCAAAGCAGAAACTGCCAATAGAGCCTCGCCATGCCACAGGCTGCGGTGGCGGCGCTCCAGAACAGCACGCCGATGGCGATCAGCCCGCGTCGGCTGCGCGTGTCGGCCAGACGTCCGAGGGGAATGCCGCAAACGGTGTAGAAGAGTGCGAACGACAGCCCCATCAGGAGGCTCATCTGCGTGTCGCTGATGACGAGATCGCGGCGGATAGGCTCCACCAGGAGATTGAGGATCTGCCTGTCGATGAAGGACAGCACGTACGCCACCATCAGGATGGCCACGGTGGTCCAGGCACGCAGGTTCGAGGGATAGCCGTTGTTGTTGTTCTGCATGGGCTCTCCTCGGCGCCGCCGGTGCGGCGCACGACGGTTGAAGGAGTTCCCAGCTTAGGTGGCCATGGGCAGGCTGAATACCGGAGAGGGCCCGCTATAGGCGACGTGAATGCGCCCATTGCCCTCTGCGTGATACTTCGTAGGAGCGAGCTCTGCTCGCGAAGCTTTCCCGTCGCGAGCAGGGAGCGCCTACCTGGGCCTCAAAGCGGACGCACCGCCGTCTCGCAGAGTTTCACCAGGGCCGACACCCACTGCGGATGGCTGTTCAGGCAGGGCACCAGCACCAGCTCCTGGCCACCGGCTTCCTGGAATTGCTCGCTGCCGCGCTGGCCGATTTCTTCCAGCGTCTCGATGCAGTCCGCGACGAAGGCCGGACACATCACCAGCAGCTTCTTCACCCCTTGCTTGCCCAGCTCGTCGAGGCGGGTCTCGGTGTAGGGCTCGATCCACTTATCCCGGCCCAGGCGCGACTGGAAGGACACCGACCACTGCGAAGGCGCCAGCCCCGCGCGCTCCGCGAACGCTTCGGCGGTGCGCAGGCACTGGCTGCGGTAGCAGACCGTCAGGACTTGATCACTGACCTCGCGGCTGTCATCGGCGCGCAGGTCGTGCTGCGGATCGATACCCTTCACCAGCTTGCGGATGTGCCGCTCGGGCAGGCCGTGGAAGCTCAGCAGCAGATGATCGAACCCCTGCTCCAGGTAGGGCTTGGCGCTGGCCACCAGCGCGTCCAGGTAGTCCGGCTCGGCGAAGAACGGCGCCAGCACCGACACCTCAAGCTTCAGGCCCGACTCACGGATCACCCGGCGGGCTTCTTCGATGGCGGTGGTGGTGGTGCTTTCAGCGAACTGCGGATACAGCGGCGCCAGGGTCACGCGCTTCACCCCCTGCCCTGCCAGCTTGCGCAGGGCGCCTTCGATGGACGGCTCGCCGTAACGCATGGCCAGTTCCACCGGGCCGTGGGGCCAGTGCGGGCCGATGGCCTCCTGCAGCTGGCGACTGAGCACGATCAGGGGCGAGCCTTCCGGCCACCAGATGGACGAATAGGCATGGGCCGATTGCGCCGGGCGTTTGATCAGGATCAGCGAAACCAGCAGGCGCCGCAGGGGCCAGGGCAGGTCGACCACATAGGGGTCCATGAGGAACTGGTCGAGGTAGCTCCGCACATCTTCCACACGGGTGGAGGCCGGAGAACCCAGGTTGACCAGCAGCAGCGCGTGATCAGTCATCAAACATCCTTAGGCTTCAGCAGGTTGCCGAGCGCCGTGTCCAGATCAGTGAATGCAAAAGTGAATCCCGCCGCCGAGAGGCGCGCCGGTAGCGCACGCTGCCCCCCCAGCATCAGCCCCGCCAGCTCGCCCAGCACCAGACGCAGGACGAAGGCCGGTGCCGGCATGAAGGCCGGCCGCCCCAGGGTGCGCCCGAGGCTACGGGCAAAGTCGCGGTTACGCACCGGCTGCGGCGAGCACGCATTATAGGGACCGCGAGCATCTTCTCGCCGCAAGAGAAAATCCATCAGGGCGATCTGATCCTCCAGATGGACCCAGGGCATCCACTGCCGGCCATTGCCCAGCGGCCCGCCGAGTCCCAGACGGAAAGGCGGCACCAGGCGCTTGAGGAAGCCACCGTCTCGCGCCAGCACCAATCCGGTGCGCACCAGCACCACACGGATGCCCAGTGCTTCAGCGCGTTGCGCGGTTTCCTCCCAGGCCACGCACAGCTGACTGGCAAAGTCGTCGGTCACCGGCGTGGAGGTCTCCGTCAGCTCACGCTCGCCACCGTCGCCATACCAGCCCACGGCTGAGCCGTTGAGCAACACCCGCGGCTTTTGGTCGCGCTTCTCCAGCCACTCCAGCATCTGTTCGGTCAGCGTGATGCGGCTGCCCCAGAGTTGTGCCTTGCGCTTGTTGCTCCAGGGCCGATCGGCGATGGGTTCGCCGGCCAGATTGACCACGGCGTCCAGCGGTTCATCGCCATAATCGGAGAACTGGCCGATGCCCCGCACCGCGCGACCACACAGGCTGGCCACGCTCTGCGGCCGGCGACTCAGCACCGTGAGCTGATGGCCGTCATCCAGCCAGCGCCCGCAGAGCGCCCGGCCGATCAGACCAGTACCGCCGGTCAGCAATATGTGCATGGCATCCTCCTCGCATGGCGCTAAGGCCGAATATCGCCCTAGTCTGGTTTATGGCGTTGCGACGTGCCCCGGTTCGGGCCACGCACCGTCAGAAATACAGAAGTCCGCGATTGGAACCGATCAACCTGTACAGCGCTTGAATATTGTACAGGTCTTGTCTAAAGCGTAGCCTGTAGCCATAGGTAACGAGGTAGACCATGAGTGCACCTATCGCCATCATCGGTACCGGCATAGCCGGCCTCTCCGCCGCCCAGGCGCTACACGCGGCTGGGCAGAACGTGGAACTCTTCGACAAGAGCCGCGGCAGTGGCGGGCGCATGGCCAGCAAGCGCAGCGACTCCGGCTCCGTGGATCTTGGCGCGCAATACTTCACCGCCCGTGATCGCCGCTTCGCCGAAGTGGTGCAGCAATGGCGCGACCGGGGCTGGGTCGCCGAGTGGTCGCCGAGCCTCTACAACTTCAGCGACGGCCAGTTGCTTCCCTCCCCTGATGAGCAGATCCGCTGGGTCGGCACGCCACGCATGAGCGCTATCACCCGAGCCCTTCTGGGTGCCCTGCCGGTGAACTTCGCCTGCCGCATCACCGAGGTCTTCCGCGGTGAACGCCACTGGGGCCTGCAGGATGCAGAAGGCCTCAGCCACGGTCCCTTCAGCCATGTAATCGTCGCGACTCCGGCCCCCCAGGCCGCCGCCCTGCTGGCCGCTGCTCCGAAACTCGCGGGCGCCGCCGCAAGCATTGCCATGGAACCGGCCTGGGCCGTGGCCATGGGCTTCACCGACCCGCTGGACACCCGCGTCGAAGGCTGCTTCGTACAGGACAACCCGTTGGATTGGGTTGCCCGCAATCGCTCCAAGCCCGGCCGCGAAAGCAGCATCGATACCTGGGTCCTGCATGCCAGCAGCACCTGGAGCAAGCAGCATCTGGATATGCCCAAGGAAACCGTGATCGAACATCTCCATGGCGCCTTCGCCGAGATGATTGGTTGCGCCGTGCCAGCCCCCAACTTCAGCCTCGCCCACCGCTGGCTCTATGCCCGTCCGAGTCAGGCCCACCAGTGGGGAGCTCTGGCCGACGCCGACCTGGGCCTCTATGCCTGCGGCGACTGGTGCCTGTCCGGCCGCGTGGAAGGTGCATGGCTCAGCGGCCAGGAAGCAGCCCGCCGCCTGCTCGAACACCTGTGACACGCGCAGCAGCTGGACCCGCGCCAGCTGCTGCTTTGTGAAATGGACAGCCGCGCGGCCGTCCAGACACGCGCTCCCTCCCACCCAAAACTTATACAAGGCATTTGACTTGTACAAGTTCATATCTATGATTTCTTAAAAGCTGTACACAAACCACGACCTGTACAGCTCATGTCCAGGTAGCCTTCATGTCCCTGCCCTTTGACTTGCCGCAGCGCCCCAGACTTGGGATCAGCGCCTGCCTGCTTGGCGAGCCCGTGCGTTACAACGGCGGGCACAAGGAATCGAGCCTGTGCAGCCTCACCCTGGCGCAACACGTCGACTTCGTTCCCCTGTGCCCGGAAGTGGCCATCGGACTCGGCACGCCCCGCGAACCGATACGCCTGGTAGGTGATCCCTCTGCCCCCCGCGCGGTGGGGAGCACCAGGCGCCAACTCGACGCCACCGAAGCCCTGGCCGCGTACGGCAGGACCATGGCCAACGAACTCTCCGATATCAGCGGCTACATCTTCATGCAGAAGTCGCCGTCCTGCGGACTGGAGCGGGTCACGGTTTACCAGACCGACGGCCAGCACGCGGCCCGAAGCGGTCGCGGCATTTTCGCCAGAGCCTTCTGCGCCCTGCGTCCGGATCTACCAGTGGAAGAGGCCGGCCGCCTCGATGACCCGGTGCTGCGGGAGAACTTCCTCACCCGCGTCTACGCCTTCGCCCAGTGGCAAGCGCTGTGCCGCCAGGGCCTCAGCCACAATGCGATCATCGCTTTCCACTCGCGCTACAAGTACCAACTGATGGCGAACGACCCGGTGCAATACAAAGCGCTGGGCCGCCTGGTCGGCACTGCCGGCGAGCACCCGGCAGAGGAACTGGGCCCGCGCTATTTCTCGGCGCTGATGGCCGCCCTGACGAAGCGCGCCACCCGCCGCACCCACAGCAATGTGCTGCAGCACCTGTGCGGCTACCTCAAGAAGCACCTCAACCGCGCGGAGAAGGCCGAACTCCAGCGCCTGATCGAGCAGTACCGCAGCGGTATCGTCCCGCTGGTGGTGCCCATCACCCTCCTCAAGCACCACTTCAACGGCCATCCGGATCGCTACATCGCCCAGCAGGCGTATCTGCAGCCGCATCCGGAAGCACTCGGCCTGCGCAACGCCCTCTAGCCATGGATAGCACGACCGAAGGCCCACGGGAAAACGACTACCAGGCCGCCCTGGCGAGAGGCCTGCTGCCCATTCGCGAAGTGGCGCGCCAGACCGGCGTCAACCCGGTGACCCTGCGCGCCTGGGAGCGGCGCTACGGCTTGGTCGCCCCCCTGCGGACCAGCAAGGGGCACCGGCTCTACACGGCGGACGAGGTGGCACGCATCCGCCTCATCCTCACCTGGCTGGACCGGGGCGTGGCCGTGGGCCAGGTCAAGGGCCTGCTGACGGTCCCGTCGGCACCGTCTCCCATCGGCGCATCCCCCTGGGCAGAGCAGCACCGGTATCTGCTGGATGCCATCGGAAAACTTGCCGAACGCCAGTTGGATGAAGGCTTCAACACCGCCATGGCGCTCTACCCTCCCCTGACCGTCTACCGCCAGTTGCTGCATCCGCTGCTGGAAGACCTGGAGCAGCGCTGGCGCGTGCGATTCGGCGCGCAGGTGGAACGTGTGTTTTTCCTCTCCTGGCTGCGCACCAAGCTGGGGGCGCGCATCTACCACAACAATCGCCAGTGCAGTGGGGCGCCGATCCTCCTGGTGAACGCCTCCGAACGCACCATGGAGCCCGGCCTCTGGATCACCGCCTGGCTCGCCAGCAGCGCCGAGTGCAATGTGGAAGTACTCGACGGCCCGCTCCCGGCCGCGGAACTGGCACTGGCCGTCGCACATATCCAGCCCCGCGCCCTGCTGCTGTATTCCAGCCAGCCCATCATCTCCGGCCAGTTATCCCGGCTGCTCAACGGCCACCCTTGCCCCTGCCTCCTGGCGGGCCCCGTCGCCGCCATCCACCCGGATGAACTCAAACCCGGCGCCATCCTGGCCGCAGGCCCGTTGGACGCCCTGCAAGCCCTTGCCCACCTGGGCCTGATGCACAACCGATAAAGGAACGTCCCATGCGACAGCTCATGTGGTTCCGCACCGATCTGCGGGTGCAGGACAACACCGCTCTGAACGCTGCCCTTTCCGCGGGCCCCACCCTTGCCCTGTTCATCATCAGCCCCGGCCAGTGGCAAGCCCACGACGACGCCCCGGCCAAGGTGGACTTCTGGCTGCGCAACCTGGCCGAACTGTCCAGCGCCCTTCGCCGGCTGAACGTGCCGTTGCTGATCCGCCGCATCGGGACCTGGGCCGAAGCGCCGCGCCTGATCCTGGACCTCTGCCATGAGTTTGCGATCGGCTCGGTGCAGGTGAACGAGGAATACGGGGTCAACGAGGGCGAACGTGACCGCAAGGTGAGCGAGCAACTGACTGCCGCTGGCATCGGCCTGCGCAGCCACCTCGACCAACTGTTCTTCCGGCCCGGTAGCCTGCTGACCCGTACAGGTGGCTACTTCCAGGTCTACAGCCAGTTCCGCAAACAGGCCTATCAACGCCTGCACAGCGCACTCCCCACCTGCCTGCCCGCTCCTCGGGCACAACCCGACCCGGGCATTCCCAGCGACATTCCACCCACCACGGTGGAAGGATTCCCCACCCCGCCGGAAAGCCTGCGCCAGCTCTGGCCGGCGGGCGAGGACGTGGCCCGCGAGCGTCTGGAAGCCTTTGCAGTGGAAGAACTCTGGTGCTATGCGGAACGCCGCAACTTCCCCGCACAGCTCGGCACCAGCCAGCTCTCGCCCTATCTCGCCGCCGGGTTGCTCTCGCCTCGCCAATGCCTGCACGCAGCCTTGCGGAACAATCAGGGCGAGTTCGACAGCGGCAATCCCGGCGCCATCAGCTGGATCAACGAGCTGCTCTGGCGGGAGTTCTACAAGCACATTCTGGCGGGCTTCCCACGGGTATCCCGACACCGTCCCTTCCGCTGGGAGACCGAGGCGCTCCACTGGCGCCACGCTCCGGATGAGCTGACAGCCTGGCAGCAGGGCCGCACCGGCATTCCCATCGTCGACGCGGCCATGCGCCAATTGCTGGCCAC contains the following coding sequences:
- a CDS encoding uracil-xanthine permease family protein → MIDEFKDPLWRQVLSGAQMLFVAFGALVLMPLITGLDPNVALFTAGLGTLLFQLVTGRQVPVFLASSFAFITPIILAKGQFGLAATMGGVVAAGFVYTFLGLAVKLKGTGFIDRLLPPVVIGPVVISIGLAMAPIAANMAMGKGGDGAELIPYATAMWISMPALLTTLIVAVFGKGIFRLVPIISGVIVGFALSFWFGVVDTAKIAAAPWLALPNFVAPEFNLQAILFIVPVALAPAIEHIGGVIAVGSVTGRNYLQKPGLHRTLLGDGLATSAAGLFGGPPNTTYAEVTGAVMLTKNYNPKIMTWAAIFAISLAFIGKFGAVLQSIPVPVMGGILCLLFGSIAAVGLNTMIRHQVDLAEARNLVIVSVTLVFGIGGMLVGTGTGQDDFGLKGIALCAIVAIALNLILPGHQTWKHQAADDAPHI
- a CDS encoding MFS transporter; this encodes MQNNNNGYPSNLRAWTTVAILMVAYVLSFIDRQILNLLVEPIRRDLVISDTQMSLLMGLSFALFYTVCGIPLGRLADTRSRRGLIAIGVLFWSAATAACGMARLYWQFLLCRIGVGVGEAALSPAAYSLIADSFPRERRATAISVYSMGVYLGSGLAFLLGGLVIRFASAQGDVHLPLLGEVRPWQLIFLALGAAGLLFTLLMLAVREPQRRGVGAGVVVPFSEVGRYLRSNRRTVVCHNFGFAGLAFAGYGSAAWIPTFYIRTHGWDAGQVGVIYGSLVAVFGCLGIVFGGRLADWMAKHGRSDANMRVGLFAAIGALPLVVLFPLLNDSFWVTLLMAPTVFCLSMPFGVAPAAIQEIMPNAMRGQASAIYLFVITLIGLGFGPTAVALVTDYVFADDQALRYSLLIVTTLAVASSVLLLGLGLKPYRESVQRLQTWGVEVQHDAMPQTVQLSS
- the hemH gene encoding ferrochelatase, with protein sequence MTDHALLLVNLGSPASTRVEDVRSYLDQFLMDPYVVDLPWPLRRLLVSLILIKRPAQSAHAYSSIWWPEGSPLIVLSRQLQEAIGPHWPHGPVELAMRYGEPSIEGALRKLAGQGVKRVTLAPLYPQFAESTTTTAIEEARRVIRESGLKLEVSVLAPFFAEPDYLDALVASAKPYLEQGFDHLLLSFHGLPERHIRKLVKGIDPQHDLRADDSREVSDQVLTVCYRSQCLRTAEAFAERAGLAPSQWSVSFQSRLGRDKWIEPYTETRLDELGKQGVKKLLVMCPAFVADCIETLEEIGQRGSEQFQEAGGQELVLVPCLNSHPQWVSALVKLCETAVRPL
- a CDS encoding TIGR01777 family oxidoreductase; its protein translation is MHILLTGGTGLIGRALCGRWLDDGHQLTVLSRRPQSVASLCGRAVRGIGQFSDYGDEPLDAVVNLAGEPIADRPWSNKRKAQLWGSRITLTEQMLEWLEKRDQKPRVLLNGSAVGWYGDGGERELTETSTPVTDDFASQLCVAWEETAQRAEALGIRVVLVRTGLVLARDGGFLKRLVPPFRLGLGGPLGNGRQWMPWVHLEDQIALMDFLLRREDARGPYNACSPQPVRNRDFARSLGRTLGRPAFMPAPAFVLRLVLGELAGLMLGGQRALPARLSAAGFTFAFTDLDTALGNLLKPKDV
- a CDS encoding NAD(P)/FAD-dependent oxidoreductase; this translates as MSAPIAIIGTGIAGLSAAQALHAAGQNVELFDKSRGSGGRMASKRSDSGSVDLGAQYFTARDRRFAEVVQQWRDRGWVAEWSPSLYNFSDGQLLPSPDEQIRWVGTPRMSAITRALLGALPVNFACRITEVFRGERHWGLQDAEGLSHGPFSHVIVATPAPQAAALLAAAPKLAGAAASIAMEPAWAVAMGFTDPLDTRVEGCFVQDNPLDWVARNRSKPGRESSIDTWVLHASSTWSKQHLDMPKETVIEHLHGAFAEMIGCAVPAPNFSLAHRWLYARPSQAHQWGALADADLGLYACGDWCLSGRVEGAWLSGQEAARRLLEHL
- a CDS encoding DUF523 and DUF1722 domain-containing protein, which codes for MSLPFDLPQRPRLGISACLLGEPVRYNGGHKESSLCSLTLAQHVDFVPLCPEVAIGLGTPREPIRLVGDPSAPRAVGSTRRQLDATEALAAYGRTMANELSDISGYIFMQKSPSCGLERVTVYQTDGQHAARSGRGIFARAFCALRPDLPVEEAGRLDDPVLRENFLTRVYAFAQWQALCRQGLSHNAIIAFHSRYKYQLMANDPVQYKALGRLVGTAGEHPAEELGPRYFSALMAALTKRATRRTHSNVLQHLCGYLKKHLNRAEKAELQRLIEQYRSGIVPLVVPITLLKHHFNGHPDRYIAQQAYLQPHPEALGLRNAL
- a CDS encoding MerR family transcriptional regulator, which translates into the protein MDSTTEGPRENDYQAALARGLLPIREVARQTGVNPVTLRAWERRYGLVAPLRTSKGHRLYTADEVARIRLILTWLDRGVAVGQVKGLLTVPSAPSPIGASPWAEQHRYLLDAIGKLAERQLDEGFNTAMALYPPLTVYRQLLHPLLEDLEQRWRVRFGAQVERVFFLSWLRTKLGARIYHNNRQCSGAPILLVNASERTMEPGLWITAWLASSAECNVEVLDGPLPAAELALAVAHIQPRALLLYSSQPIISGQLSRLLNGHPCPCLLAGPVAAIHPDELKPGAILAAGPLDALQALAHLGLMHNR
- the phrB gene encoding deoxyribodipyrimidine photo-lyase, coding for MRQLMWFRTDLRVQDNTALNAALSAGPTLALFIISPGQWQAHDDAPAKVDFWLRNLAELSSALRRLNVPLLIRRIGTWAEAPRLILDLCHEFAIGSVQVNEEYGVNEGERDRKVSEQLTAAGIGLRSHLDQLFFRPGSLLTRTGGYFQVYSQFRKQAYQRLHSALPTCLPAPRAQPDPGIPSDIPPTTVEGFPTPPESLRQLWPAGEDVARERLEAFAVEELWCYAERRNFPAQLGTSQLSPYLAAGLLSPRQCLHAALRNNQGEFDSGNPGAISWINELLWREFYKHILAGFPRVSRHRPFRWETEALHWRHAPDELTAWQQGRTGIPIVDAAMRQLLATGWMHNRLRMVVAMFLTKNLLIDWREGERWFMRHLIDGDLAANNGGWQWSASTGTDAAPYFRIFNPISQSQRFDPDGRFLRHWLPELAHLDARDIHNPAGLGGLFGIDDYPLPLVDLGASRERALSAFRNLAQG